A region of Bacillus cabrialesii DNA encodes the following proteins:
- a CDS encoding small acid-soluble spore protein H: MNSQRAKEIVESPDMKKVTYNGVPIYIQHVNEENGTARIYPLDEPQQEHEVQLTSLKED; the protein is encoded by the coding sequence ATGAATAGTCAAAGGGCAAAAGAAATTGTAGAATCTCCCGACATGAAGAAAGTAACATACAACGGAGTTCCTATTTACATTCAGCACGTGAATGAAGAGAACGGAACAGCGAGAATTTATCCGCTGGACGAACCGCAGCAAGAGCATGAAGTACAGCTGACCAGCTTAAAAGAGGATTAA